The following are encoded together in the Ictidomys tridecemlineatus isolate mIctTri1 chromosome X, mIctTri1.hap1, whole genome shotgun sequence genome:
- the Apex2 gene encoding DNA-(apurinic or apyrimidinic site) endonuclease 2 isoform X1 produces MLRIVSWNINGIRSPLQGVVCQETSNSTSMAMRRILDELDADIVCLQETKVTRDVLTEPLAIVEGYNSYFSFSRSRSGYSGVATFCKDSATPVAAEEGLSGLFATQNPDVGCYGNTDEFTQEELRALDSEGRALLTQHKIRTWKGKERTLTLINVYCPHADPGKPERLTFKMRFYRLLQIRAEALLAAGSHVIILGDLNTAHRRIDHCDAVNLECFEEDPGRKWMDGLLSNLGCQAGSHGGPFIDSYRYFQPKQERAFTCWSVVSGARHLNYGSRLDYVLGDRTLVIDTFQNSFLLPEVMGSDHCPVGATLNVSSVPAKQCPPLCTRFLPEFAGTQLKILRFLVPREQEPVLEKSALRLSNQTQVPKQQNKVRVRSTRPRPSQANSRRGQTNLMNYFQPSSSHSKTSPELELLSLPLVNNLTTPKTLEEEVIAREVEGQAKHSESKEEKELRTSFWKSVLGGPSPMPLCSGHREPCVMRTVKKPGPNLGRHFYMCARPRGPPSDPSSRCNFFLWSKPS; encoded by the exons ATGTTGCGCATTGTGAGCTGGAACATAAATGGAATCCGAAGTCCCCTGCAAGGGGTGGTGTGCCAGGAAACCAGCAACAGTACCTCCATGGCCATGAGACGCATTTTGGATGAACTGGATGCTGATATTGTCTGTCTCCAGGAGACCAAAGTGACTA GGGATGTGCTGACAGAGCCCCTGGCTATCGTTGAGGGCTATAACTCCTATTTCAGCTTCAGCCGCAGCCGAAGTGGCTATTCTG GTGTAGCTACCTTCTGTAAGGATAGCGCTACCCCAGTGGCTGCTGAAGAAGGCCTGAGTGGCTTATTTGCCACCCAGAATCCAGACGTGGGTTGTTACGGAAACACAGATGAGTTCACACAAGAGGAGCTCAGAGCTCTGGATAGTGAGGGCCGGGCCCTCCTTACACAGCACAAGATCCG CActtggaaaggaaaagagaggacaTTGACCCTTATCAACGTGTACTGCCCCCACGCAGACCCTGGGAAGCCTGAGCGGCTGACCTTTAAGATGCGCTTCTATCGTTTGCTGCAGATCCGAGCAGAAGCCCTCTTGGCAGCTGGCAG CCATGTGATCATTTTGGGTGACCTGAATACAGCCCACCGCCGCATTGACCACTGTGATGCAGTCAACCTG GAATGCTTTGAAGAGGACCCAGGACGCAAATGGATGGACGGCTTACTCAGTAACCTGGGGTGCCAGGCTGGATCCCATGGAGGGCCCTTCATTGATAGCTACCGCTATTTCCAACCAAAGCAGGAGAGGGCCTTCACCTGCTGGTCCGTGGTTAGTGGTGCCCGACATCTCAACTATGGTTCTAGGCTTGACTATGTGCTGGGGGATAGGACCCTGGTAATAGATACCTTCCAGAACTCCTTCCTGCTACCTGAGGTGATGGGCTCTGACCACTGCCCTGTGGGTGCCACCTTGAATGTGTCCTCTGTGCCTGCAAAACAGTGCCCTCCTCTGTGCACCCGCTTTCTCCCTGAGTTTGCAGGTACCCAGCTCAAGATTCTCCGCTTCCTAGTTCCTCGTGAACAAGAACCTGTGTTGGAAAAGTCAGCGCTGCGGCTCAGCAATCAAACACAGGTACCGAAGCAGCAAAACAAAGTCCGTGTGCGCTCAACCAGGCCTCGGCCAAGTCAGGCTAATTCCAGAAGAGGCCAGACAAACCTGATGAACTACTTCCAGCCCTCCTCCAGCCATTCCAAAACTTCTCCTGAATTGGAGCTGCTTAGCTTGCCTCTGGTGAACAACCTCACAACCCCAAAGACACTAGAAGAGGAGGTGATAGCCAGAGAGGTAGAAGGGCAGGCCAAGCACTCAGAgagtaaagaagaaaaggagttaCGGACCTCATTCTGGAAGTCTGTGCTTGGGGGACCTTCACCCATGCCCCTCTGCAGTGGCCACAGGGAACCATGTGTGATGCGAACTGTAAAAAAGCCAGGACCCAACCTGGGCCGCCACTTTTACATGTGTGCCAGGCCCCGGGGTCCTCCCAGTGACCCTTCCTCCCGCTGCAACTTCTTTCTCTGGAGCAAGCCCAGCTGA
- the Apex2 gene encoding DNA-(apurinic or apyrimidinic site) endonuclease 2 isoform X2, producing the protein MRFYRLLQIRAEALLAAGSHVIILGDLNTAHRRIDHCDAVNLECFEEDPGRKWMDGLLSNLGCQAGSHGGPFIDSYRYFQPKQERAFTCWSVVSGARHLNYGSRLDYVLGDRTLVIDTFQNSFLLPEVMGSDHCPVGATLNVSSVPAKQCPPLCTRFLPEFAGTQLKILRFLVPREQEPVLEKSALRLSNQTQVPKQQNKVRVRSTRPRPSQANSRRGQTNLMNYFQPSSSHSKTSPELELLSLPLVNNLTTPKTLEEEVIAREVEGQAKHSESKEEKELRTSFWKSVLGGPSPMPLCSGHREPCVMRTVKKPGPNLGRHFYMCARPRGPPSDPSSRCNFFLWSKPS; encoded by the exons ATGCGCTTCTATCGTTTGCTGCAGATCCGAGCAGAAGCCCTCTTGGCAGCTGGCAG CCATGTGATCATTTTGGGTGACCTGAATACAGCCCACCGCCGCATTGACCACTGTGATGCAGTCAACCTG GAATGCTTTGAAGAGGACCCAGGACGCAAATGGATGGACGGCTTACTCAGTAACCTGGGGTGCCAGGCTGGATCCCATGGAGGGCCCTTCATTGATAGCTACCGCTATTTCCAACCAAAGCAGGAGAGGGCCTTCACCTGCTGGTCCGTGGTTAGTGGTGCCCGACATCTCAACTATGGTTCTAGGCTTGACTATGTGCTGGGGGATAGGACCCTGGTAATAGATACCTTCCAGAACTCCTTCCTGCTACCTGAGGTGATGGGCTCTGACCACTGCCCTGTGGGTGCCACCTTGAATGTGTCCTCTGTGCCTGCAAAACAGTGCCCTCCTCTGTGCACCCGCTTTCTCCCTGAGTTTGCAGGTACCCAGCTCAAGATTCTCCGCTTCCTAGTTCCTCGTGAACAAGAACCTGTGTTGGAAAAGTCAGCGCTGCGGCTCAGCAATCAAACACAGGTACCGAAGCAGCAAAACAAAGTCCGTGTGCGCTCAACCAGGCCTCGGCCAAGTCAGGCTAATTCCAGAAGAGGCCAGACAAACCTGATGAACTACTTCCAGCCCTCCTCCAGCCATTCCAAAACTTCTCCTGAATTGGAGCTGCTTAGCTTGCCTCTGGTGAACAACCTCACAACCCCAAAGACACTAGAAGAGGAGGTGATAGCCAGAGAGGTAGAAGGGCAGGCCAAGCACTCAGAgagtaaagaagaaaaggagttaCGGACCTCATTCTGGAAGTCTGTGCTTGGGGGACCTTCACCCATGCCCCTCTGCAGTGGCCACAGGGAACCATGTGTGATGCGAACTGTAAAAAAGCCAGGACCCAACCTGGGCCGCCACTTTTACATGTGTGCCAGGCCCCGGGGTCCTCCCAGTGACCCTTCCTCCCGCTGCAACTTCTTTCTCTGGAGCAAGCCCAGCTGA